A region of the Methanobrevibacter sp. genome:
AAAATGTGACACAGGTAATATTCAAGAGATATTTGGCATAGATAATAAGATTGCAGTGACCGATCCGGTATATACTGTATATGTTGATACAAATGTGATGGCCGGAAGAACTGGAGAAATGAAGGACGATGGGATGTATGAAGGTTTAACTTATATAAAATGCAATGCTGAAAACGGATTTGTTCCGGAACTTCCATCAGAACCTGTAGATATAATTTATTTATGTTATCCAAACAACCCTACAGGAACTACCCTTACTAAAGACCAATTAAAAGTGTTTGTCGATTGGGCAAAAGAAAACAAAGCCATTATATTATTCGATGCAGCTTATGAGATATTCATCAATGAAGATAATGTTCCTCACAGTATTTATGAAATTGAAGGTGCAAAAGAAGTGGCTATTGAGTTTAAGAGCTATTCAAAAACCGCAGGATTTACAGGAACACGCTGCGCATATACTGTTGTTCCTAAAGAGTTAAAAGGATATGATAGCGAAGGTAATGAGGTGGACATTAATCCGTTATGGAACAGAAGACAGACCACCAAATTCAACGGTGCATCCTATCCAGTGCAAAAGGCTGCTGAAGCAACCTACTCTGAAGAGGGTAAAAAACAAATTCAGGAAGTCGTTGACTATTACATGGCAAACGCAAAAATCATAAGGGAAAGCCTAACCGATATCGGTCTTGAAGTTTATGGCGGTGTAAGTTCACCTTATATCTGGGTAAAAACTCCAAATAACATGGATTCATGGACATTTTTCGATTTATTGTTAAATGAAGCAAAAGTTGTAGGAACTCCAGGTTCCGGTTTCGGCCCAAGTGGAGAAGGATATTTAAGATTAACTGCATTTAATACTTTAGAAAATACTAAGGAAGCCATGGACAGAATTTCAAAATTAGAATTTTAGGTGATGTAATTTGAAAGATAAATTTGAAAAACCAATTCAAATAGAGAATGGAGATACATTCAAGGTAATTTTATCTAAATATGGCGCCCTTGCTTTAGATAAACAAGAGAATTTATCAGATTTAATCGGCGATAAAACCGGTGATTTGGATTTGGAAAAAGGAACTCTTACATTTGATGACATTGAATTGCCAATACAAATTTTAGGATTTTTCACACAGGAGTTAAATCAATGGTCATGGGCATGGGACAATGATGATATAGGGTTTGATGACAGTTTCATTCAATCAGCTCGCCAAATGAAGGCCATCGGCGATGAATTCAATATTCCTCAGCTAACTTCTCCTGTCATCATGACTGATTTAGATACCTGCCATAATTTTGCAATGGTGGCAACTTCCGTTTTAGATTTGGATGGTTATTATGCAGTATCTGAAGATGATTTGGCCATATTTGTAGCCGTTAGTTCAGATTTAATTAAGGAAAACGATTCTGTTGAAAAATTCAGAACAAATTATGCAATTTTCCAAAAGAACTTCAACGTTTACCCTAAAATCGCATTTGAAGGATATACAAAACTCAAAGGATATGTATATAAACCTCATGACGATTTTGCAGTTGCAAAAATCGGAGAAAGCAGAATCATCGTCGGCTTCACTGAAAGAGGAAACGTGACCCATATTCAAATGCTTTTAGAAGACGATTAGTGATATTATGAATCCGGATTTAGAAGAAGAAATCGAGTACGTAAAAGATTTGCTTGTTAAATCTGGATTTTTTGATGTTGAAGAGATCAGGGAAATATTGGAAGATCAATTTATAGAAGAAGAGATTGACTTTTCCAAGCGCAATATTTATTTAAATGATTCAGATAACATTAATTTTAATAGGCTTGAAAGAGTTTTCGAAGCATTGGCCAGTGAAGATATTGTAGCGATTCATAATTGCGGTTATGATTTAGATGAAGGAGTTGGCGATGCTTTTGAACTTTATGTCCATCTAAAAAATAATAAATTCTCTCCTAAAGGTTTTTGTTTTTATTCCTTTGAGGATATTGAGTACTCAATATGGGATGAAAAATTAAAAATAACTTTTGGAGATTTTGAGAATAGTGAAGAAAAAGCCCTGGAAATTGGAAAAATTGTGGAAGATTATCTTAAAGCAGAAAATTTTTCAATAATCTGGGATGGAACTGTAAATAATCAAATCGAAATTAATCCTTTTAAATGGGACAAATCCTTTGATGGCGATAAAGACTATGAAATCGAAGGGGCATATGAAGTTTTTATAAACAGAAGGTGTTAAAATGAATACTCGTTCACTAAAATTGATTAGAGAGGTAATGATTAATTCAGGTAAATGGACATCTATAGAAATATCTCAAGATTCAGTTTACCTTGATTTTAACGATGTTGAGTTGGGAGTTCCTAAAGAAACTGAAAATTTTTTCCTTACTGTTCGCTTTGCTGTAGATTCTTTTATCACAGTTTTCTATGATAATATTTGGGATATTGATTTTTTAGCCAAATATGATTTTAAAAATCAGTTATTGAGTGAAGATGTTTTATTTGATATTGAAGAAGTTAAATTCATTGATTTTGAATACCTTAACACATTTTTCCATGATTATAAAAAAGAGAAAACAATTTCTGTTGTAGATGATTTTAATATCCATAATATTCGCAATGATTTTTTCATGTTAATCAAAACAAAGGAAATAGCCGTCGTCGTTGGCGGGAATCAAATGGATTTCTTTACCAAATATGAAAAATTAGATGATTCATCTCTTAGAGAGCTATCCAATCAATGGATGCTTTACTTTTTAAAATATCAATTGAAAAGAAATCTCATTATTAAAGATCCAATGTGTGAGAATCATCCATTGAAATATCCTAAAAAATAGTTTATCATTAAAAAATTAGTTTAATAGATATTAATTTTTCAAATATCTATTAAATATAACCCTTCTTATTTTAGTTTACTTGTCCACTACGAAAAGTTACTTGTTATAATATCAACAACATGCCAAATCGCAGATACGAATCCATTGAATTCATTGTTGTGAATGTTGGACATGTCATCTTCGATACGGTCATCAATCTCTTTTATGAAAGTAGTGTTGTTGTAATCCTGGCTTGTGAAGTAATGAACTTGTATTGCATAATTTGTATCCTCTTTAGAGAATACATAATTTACTCCTATATGGTCCCAATTGTCATCAGTGTCTCTTGATGGGTTTGAGAAATATTGTTTTGAAACAGCAAATCCACATAGGGTAGTGTTCTCATTTTTAAGAACCTTATATCCTCCATCTTCCATGGACCTGAATTTAGCTTCCGATATTGATGTAATATGGTCTTCCGGCCAATCATCCCAATGGTCAATGTAGACATATTCATTGGTAATCGCATGAGGAGTCTTGGACATATTTGTCAAGTTCAATTCATCAGTAGTGTTCCATGCTTGTGGAACGACGGTTATACTATGTCCGAATTCGGCGGTTTTATCTGTATGAAAGCTTAAAAAGCTATTAATTCCATTAATGTTTAAAGCAATAAATATGATGAAGACTGCAATAATGAATCCACGCACCATGTCCTCTTTTCTCATTTAGTTTTTCCTCCTTTATGCACTGTTTTTGCCCATTTTCTTTCTTTTCTTGTCATCATTGAATGCATTGTTAAGAAAAACAATGGAATTAAGTGGAAACAATAAATATAATATTTAACTAAGTCTTTAATAAAATCAAGAGGACCCAGTTTGTCTCTTAAAAGGGCTAAAATCATTCCTGGGAAAAATGCAATTGCAGATAATATTCCTACAATAAGAGGAGCTTCCATCCTAATCAATGTAACATTATGGAAGAAGAACCATGAAATTGCATTTAATATAGTAATTACGAATCCAAAAAAGATTAATAAATTAAAACTGTAAAAAGAAATATGTTCAATTACATTGAACTTTTTGAATAAAGGAATATTTGACCTTAAAATTTGAGGAAGGTAAACAAATAAGGTTTCAAAGTTACCAATAGCCCATCTTGTTCTTTGTCTAAAAAATGCTCTCCAATTGGTAACTGCTTCTTGATATACTGCACATTCTCCACAATAACTAATTTTTCCACCTTGGAGAATTATTTTTATAGCCAAATTCAAGTCTTCAGTTACTGCAAATCCGTCCCATCTTCCACAATCAATAATGGCTTGTTTTTTAACAAACTGGCCATTTCCACCTAAAAATCCAGTGTGGCCTAAGTTGTCTTTAGCAATTAATGTATTTCCGAATGTAGAAAATTCAACATGCTGCATACGAGCTAAAAAATTCTCATTTTTGTTGAACATTTTTACCCTTGACTGAACGCCGTCAATGTCATCATTAATATATTTAACAACAGTTTTTAAATAATCGGGTTTAATTTGAGTATCTGCATCAAAAACACCTATTATCTCTCCTCGGGATAAAGTTAATGCATCGTTTAAAACAAATCCTTTCCCTTTTCCAGACCTTGGAGGGTGTCTTGTTACAATTTTAACCTGAGGGAATTCCTTTTTCAAATCAGCTAATATCTCTCCGGTATTGTCAGTTGATCCGTCATTAACAACGATTAATTCGTATTGAGGTTCATCATCTTCATGATAGTCAATACCACAAACGCTTCTGACGGTTTCCCCTATGGTGTACTCTTCGTTGTGTGCAGGGATGAAAATACTTACAAAAGGAAGCTTTTCGTGTGGTTTTGGTATCTTTTGCTTTTTGATACTGATAATTGAGTTAATAAGCATGGCCCCTGTTGGGATTAAAAGAACCCATTGAAGCCAAGTAGCATTTCTAGATAGAACAGCTATTATAATTAATGAAATGCATAAGATAAGAAGTAAACTTGAGTCTGATTTTTCAATTAAAAGCTCGGTACTTTTCTCTTTTACTTTAGATTGGGCTTCCTTAACGTTTTGAATATTTTGTTCATGTTTCCTAAGGGCTACTGCCATTGCTCTTTGAAGTTCATCTTCATCAAGGGGTTTAAGCAAATAGCCATAGGGATTGCTCATCAGTAATTTATCAATAGTTTCATTGAATAAATCTCCAACTATGATTATAATTGGAACATTAAAAAGCTCTAAATCTTCAGTGAGTTCTATTAAATCTATATTGGGGATTTCTGAATCTAGAAATATTAGATTAGCTTCTAATTCATCGACTTTTCTAAATATGTCTTCTGTCTTAGAAGCTGAGCCGACAAAATCATAGTCATAATTTTCGACATATTCCTGAATAAAGCCCAATAATTCCTTTTGAGCACTAATAGCAAATATTTTTGGCTTACCTTCAATTAATTGAAACTCAGTCATAGATAATCATTTATTCTGTAAAACCACTGGCGTCGTTAATTCTTTTTTCTTCTAGTTTTGCCCTGTTAATAGTGATTTTAAGTGTTTTATCTAATTTGTTGATGTCATAAGGCTTTGAAACAAATCCATATGATCCTTTAACATTTGATTTTTCGAATGTGTCTGTGTCTGTGTTTGCAGTTAAGTAAATTATAGGGATTCTTAATTCTGAAATAACTTCTGCAGCTTCAATACCTTCCATGTCTCCTTTTAATTTGATATCCATTAATACGACATCAGGTACTTTTTCTGCTGCAGTATCAATTGCATCTTGGCCAGTATCAACTGTATCAACAATTTCGTAACCTAATTCCTCTAGACTATATTTCAAATCAAGTGCTGTTATTGCTTCGTCTTCTACAATTAAAATTCTTTCATTCATTTTATACCTTCCATTACAATATATTTTCTTTATGTTTCATATTATTTAAATTTTAACTTGTCACATTAGTTCATCCTTCAATGGTATGTTCCATGTCTAATGGGAATGTTAATTTATACCCTGTTCCATGTTCGTGTTGTATCAATTCGATTTTTCCATCAAGTTGTTTTGTGAGATTTTTGATAATTTCACATCCCAGATTTTTAGTTATTTTTGTAGGGTCATCTATACCCACTCCATTGTCCTTGAGAATAAGCTGACCAGTTGAGTTATCTAATTTAGTAATCTGTTTAAATATTTTTTTGTTAGGAACACTCTTGTCTGGGAATGCGTGTTTGATTGCATTCATGGTCAATTCATCAATAACCAACAATAATGGTGTAATGACTTCGATGGTTAGATTTATATCTTCATCAACTTCAGATACAAACTCAATGCCGTCTCTTAGACCAATTAAACCTCTTAATTGACTATCTTGGTCTACGATATACTCTTTTAAGTTAATATTCTTAAAGTCAGTGGTATTGTAGGTTTTTTCATGCAAAATTGCAAGTGAAGACAACCTGGATTGCATGTGGTCGATGATTATGTTAGGCTTGTTTTTATAGGCTCTTTTTTCCAAGTTTAAGAAACTGTTAAGAACTTGCAGGTTGTTTTTGACTCTGTGGTGAACTTCTTTAATCAATATTTTTTGATGTTCATTCGCTTCAATCAATTCGTGTTGTTTAATTTTTTCATGAGTAACATCGGTTAAAAACCCAATACTGTGGGTTTCTGAATTGAATTCGAACCTTTCAATATACAATTCACACATCTTTTGATGGTTTGGGTCTCCGCCCACATCATATGTGAATGCCACATCAATATCGTCGACTTCGCCATCAATCAATTCCTTTAGCTTACATTGAACATCCTCTTCAACGATATTGTCAACAACTTCACGGCTGTGGCGATAGTCTTCAGGCTCAATTTCGATGAGCTGATAGAATCCTTCTGAAAATTCATATTGTTTAGGGTTTAGGGGTTCGATAAGCAATGCCAAGTTCTTATTGTTTTTAAAACCTTTCAGCAAGAAATCGACAGGCCTTGTCATTTTCCTGCTTGAATCAGTACTCACATCTTTTATTAAACCATAACGATTTATTAAATTGCCATATTCATCGAATTTGGAATAGAGGCTCACTTCGATATATTTCAATGTTCCATCATTGGTTTTGATTCGGATAACCGATTCGTAGTTGCTTCTTTTTTGGTCCATGACTTTAAGCATTTTTTCAATTATTGGCTTGTCTTCTGGAATGACCAAATCAAAAACAATATTGTAATATTCATCGTTTTCTTCTCTTGTACGGTTAATTATGTTGTAGATTCCCTGTGTCCAAGTATATCTGTCATTGATTTTATAGTAGCTTCCGGTTAAAGAGAAGTATTCAATTAGATTTGCTTTTTCATCAAATCCTTCATCATCAGAAACATGTAAGTTGGTTCCACGATTGTCCCTGTGGTCTGAAATCAAAACGATTCTGTCCATATCGTAGATAATTTTAACATTTGAAAATCTTGCCAATTTTTCATGGAAATGGTAATAGAACCTCATCTTTTTAGTTTCATGTGTTTTATAAACTTCTTGGAATGGTTCTTTTAAAACTTTATAAAAACCAGGGGATGTTTTACTAAGTAAACGTCCGGCTACATCGTTTTGTTCTATATGGCCTCTTATAAGAGCACTCAGACCTAATCTATGGACAATAAAATCTTCACCATCATCATATGGCACAAAAATATCCAAGTCATTACTTAAATGTTTCAATGTTTTTTCAAAAGGTGTGAAAGGCACTTCAAATTCCTTAGGGACCTGCTGGAACAGCTCGCTCTCTGTAATGTCATAGATATTGACTTCTTCAATTCCTTCAAGCTGACGGTATGTTTTTTCAATTCTCATTCGAGTTCACCTCCTTTATCTCCAAGGTGGTATTCAAGGGTATGATCAAAATTCACTGGGAAAATTATTTTGAATCCGGTTCCCACATCACAGTCTAAAATCTCAAGTTCTCCATTAATCTGTCTTGTTAAGCTGTTAATTATCTCCCAACCCAGATTATGGTTGATTAATGCATCTGGATCTTTCAGTCCGACTCCATTGTCTCTAAGAATCAATTCACAGATGTAATCGTCGATAAAATCAATCTTTTTGGATATTGTTTTGTTAGGCATATCCGGGTCGGGGAATGCGTGTTTGATTGCATTCATGGTTAATTCATCAACTATCAAAAGCAATGGGGTAATTACATCCATTGAAAGATGGATTTCAGGATTAACATCTGAAGTAAAGTTGATATCTTTTGCTCTAAATAGCATGTGTAGGGATTCGTCTTGGTCTTTCATGTAGTCTTCAAGGTTGATGTTAATGAAATCTTCAGTGTTGTATGTTTTTTCGTGAAGTAGCGCAAGTGAAGATAAACGGGCTTGCATATTATCCAAAATACGATTTGGATTGTCTCCGTATTCTCTTCTTTCAAGATTTAGAAAACTGTTCAATACTTGCAGGTTATTCTTGACTCTGTGGTGAACTTCTTTAATCAAAATGTTTTTAGTCGCATTTGATTTTATTAGTTCTTGTTGTTTTCTGCGTGAAAGTGTAATGTCAGTTAAAAAGCCAATGCTGTGTTCCTGATTACCATATTTAAACCGTTCAATAAATAATTCACATATTTTTAAGTTTTCTTCATCTCCATTGACTTTATAGGTAAATACTTTGTTTATTTCATTTATTTCCCCGGCATTTAACCTTTTGATGTCATTTTTAACATCAGTCTCTATTATGTTTTCAAGAATTTCTTCACTGTGAATATATTCGTTTTTTGGGATTTCAATCATTTTATAAAATCCTTCACTAAACTCATACCTTTTGCTTAAAGGTTCCACAAGCAAGGATAGCTTTGAATTGTGATTGAATCCATTCAACATGAAGTCAACCGGCCTGGTCATGTGTTTGTGTGAATCAACACTGATGTCCTTAAATAATCCATATTGGCTTACCTCTTCACCGTTTTCATCAAATTTAGAGTAGAGATATGTGTCCAAATATTTCATATGACCCCCGGGTGTTTTAATACGAATGATGTTTTCATAAGTATCTGTTTCAGGACTCATTGTTTTAAGCAGTTCTTCAACTAGAGGTTTATCTTCTGGAATGACCAAATCGAAAATGATATTATAAAATGAGTCGCCCGCTTCTTTGGAACGATTAATGATATTGTAGATTCCTGGAGTCCAAGTGTACTCATCGCGAGTTTTATAGTAGCTTCCGGTTTGTGAGAAATATTCAATTAAAGTTGCTTTGTTTTCATCATCTTCCTTTTGCTGCTCTTCAGGAGTTTTAGCATCTGAAGTTGCTTTTTTCAAATCGGAAATTGCAAAGAGCTCTCCTTCATCGCAGATTATATGTATGTTTGCAAGTGTTTGAATTTTATCGCTGCGATAGTAAAAGATTCTCATTGCTTTTGTTTTTCCGGTTTCATAAACTTCTTTTAGCGAATCTTTAAATATTTCATAATAAAATGGTGAAACTTCGCTAAATTTACGTCCAGTAACATCCTCCTGCTTTAAGTTTAATCTTTCAAGCAAGTTCCATCCTATTCTTTCAACAATATAATCGTCACTGTCCTCAAGAGGTAGGAATACATTAATGTCAGAGGGAACATGTTTCATGACATTGCTTAAACGAAGCTTTTTGGGTTTCTTAACGGGGGGAACATCGTTAAAAATTTCGTTTTTATCAGCATTATAAACCCTCACTTCTTCAATTTCTTCTAATTCTCTATATTGTCTTTCAATATGCATGTGAATTACCTAAGTTTATAATTTAATATGAATTATATTTCTGTTAAATATAATATTTATAATTATATGAATTATTTTGGAATTTGATTTTAACAGTATTGCAAAAGCTTTTTTAATAATAAACTATAAAATAATAATGTTATGGAAATTTTATAAAATTTTCAATAAATAATCATTTTAAAGGAGTTATTAAATGACTTGTAGTATTTTAGTTGGTGGAGCATGGGGTGATGAAGGTAAAGGAAAATGTATTACTTACCTTTGTGACGCTGATAAGCCAGATATCATTGCTCGTGCAGGAGTAGGGCCAAATGCAGGGCATTCCGTTGAATTTAATGGAGAGAAGTATGGTTTAAGATTAACCCCATCAGGTTTTGTACATACTGATGCTAAACTCATGATAGGAGCAGGAGTTTTAGTCAATCCAGATGTATTATTTAAAGAATTTGAAGATTTAAAAAAGTATAATGTAAAAGAAAGAATGTGCGTCGACCCTAGATGTGCAATCATCTCACCGAATCATATGGAAAGAGATGTAAATTCAGAACATTTGGCTAAAAAAATTGGAAGTACTGGATCTGGCTGCGGACCGGCAAATTCAGACCGCGTAATGAGAACAATTGATTTAGCCCGTGACATTCCCGAACTTGAAGACTATATCACTGACGTATCCCTTGCAGTAAATGAGGCTATTGATGATGGTGAAGATGTATTCATCGAAGGGTCACAAGGTTTTGCCCTTTCTCTTTATTATGGATCTTATCCGTTTGTAACCAGTAAAGATACTACTGCATCCACCTTTGCTGCTGATGTAGGAGTTGGACCAACTAAAGTCGATGAAGTCATTAATGTATTCAAGTCTTATATTTCCCGTGTTGGAGAAGGCCCGTTCCCAACTGAAATGACTCAAGAAGAAGCAGAAAGCAAAGGCCTTGAAGAATATGGTGTTGTAACTGGACGTAGACGTCGTATTGGTTACTTTGATATGGAACTTGCTAAAGAATCTTGCAGAATCAATGGCGCAACCCAAATAGCTTTAACATGTGTTGACAGGCTGTTCGATTGTGCACGTGTTCAGGACTATAGTGAATTGTCAGCTGAAACCAAAGCTTTCATTGAAGATATTCAAACTGAAACTGGCGTTCCAGTAACTATAATTTCAACTGGTCCTGATTTAAAAGACACTATCGATTTAAGAAAAGAATTGTTATAATTCTTCAATTT
Encoded here:
- a CDS encoding adenylosuccinate synthetase, whose product is MTCSILVGGAWGDEGKGKCITYLCDADKPDIIARAGVGPNAGHSVEFNGEKYGLRLTPSGFVHTDAKLMIGAGVLVNPDVLFKEFEDLKKYNVKERMCVDPRCAIISPNHMERDVNSEHLAKKIGSTGSGCGPANSDRVMRTIDLARDIPELEDYITDVSLAVNEAIDDGEDVFIEGSQGFALSLYYGSYPFVTSKDTTASTFAADVGVGPTKVDEVINVFKSYISRVGEGPFPTEMTQEEAESKGLEEYGVVTGRRRRIGYFDMELAKESCRINGATQIALTCVDRLFDCARVQDYSELSAETKAFIEDIQTETGVPVTIISTGPDLKDTIDLRKELL
- a CDS encoding histidine kinase dimerization/phosphoacceptor domain -containing protein; this translates as MRIEKTYRQLEGIEEVNIYDITESELFQQVPKEFEVPFTPFEKTLKHLSNDLDIFVPYDDGEDFIVHRLGLSALIRGHIEQNDVAGRLLSKTSPGFYKVLKEPFQEVYKTHETKKMRFYYHFHEKLARFSNVKIIYDMDRIVLISDHRDNRGTNLHVSDDEGFDEKANLIEYFSLTGSYYKINDRYTWTQGIYNIINRTREENDEYYNIVFDLVIPEDKPIIEKMLKVMDQKRSNYESVIRIKTNDGTLKYIEVSLYSKFDEYGNLINRYGLIKDVSTDSSRKMTRPVDFLLKGFKNNKNLALLIEPLNPKQYEFSEGFYQLIEIEPEDYRHSREVVDNIVEEDVQCKLKELIDGEVDDIDVAFTYDVGGDPNHQKMCELYIERFEFNSETHSIGFLTDVTHEKIKQHELIEANEHQKILIKEVHHRVKNNLQVLNSFLNLEKRAYKNKPNIIIDHMQSRLSSLAILHEKTYNTTDFKNINLKEYIVDQDSQLRGLIGLRDGIEFVSEVDEDINLTIEVITPLLLVIDELTMNAIKHAFPDKSVPNKKIFKQITKLDNSTGQLILKDNGVGIDDPTKITKNLGCEIIKNLTKQLDGKIELIQHEHGTGYKLTFPLDMEHTIEG
- a CDS encoding histidine kinase dimerization/phosphoacceptor domain -containing protein encodes the protein MHIERQYRELEEIEEVRVYNADKNEIFNDVPPVKKPKKLRLSNVMKHVPSDINVFLPLEDSDDYIVERIGWNLLERLNLKQEDVTGRKFSEVSPFYYEIFKDSLKEVYETGKTKAMRIFYYRSDKIQTLANIHIICDEGELFAISDLKKATSDAKTPEEQQKEDDENKATLIEYFSQTGSYYKTRDEYTWTPGIYNIINRSKEAGDSFYNIIFDLVIPEDKPLVEELLKTMSPETDTYENIIRIKTPGGHMKYLDTYLYSKFDENGEEVSQYGLFKDISVDSHKHMTRPVDFMLNGFNHNSKLSLLVEPLSKRYEFSEGFYKMIEIPKNEYIHSEEILENIIETDVKNDIKRLNAGEINEINKVFTYKVNGDEENLKICELFIERFKYGNQEHSIGFLTDITLSRRKQQELIKSNATKNILIKEVHHRVKNNLQVLNSFLNLERREYGDNPNRILDNMQARLSSLALLHEKTYNTEDFININLEDYMKDQDESLHMLFRAKDINFTSDVNPEIHLSMDVITPLLLIVDELTMNAIKHAFPDPDMPNKTISKKIDFIDDYICELILRDNGVGLKDPDALINHNLGWEIINSLTRQINGELEILDCDVGTGFKIIFPVNFDHTLEYHLGDKGGELE
- a CDS encoding LL-diaminopimelate aminotransferase codes for the protein MVVKINENYLKLKSSYLFVEIARREAEFAKANPDADIIKMGIGDVTKPLVPAVVKAFRDAVDDMGNADTFMGYGPEQGYDFLAEAIIENDYNKYGISLDADEVFISDGAKCDTGNIQEIFGIDNKIAVTDPVYTVYVDTNVMAGRTGEMKDDGMYEGLTYIKCNAENGFVPELPSEPVDIIYLCYPNNPTGTTLTKDQLKVFVDWAKENKAIILFDAAYEIFINEDNVPHSIYEIEGAKEVAIEFKSYSKTAGFTGTRCAYTVVPKELKGYDSEGNEVDINPLWNRRQTTKFNGASYPVQKAAEATYSEEGKKQIQEVVDYYMANAKIIRESLTDIGLEVYGGVSSPYIWVKTPNNMDSWTFFDLLLNEAKVVGTPGSGFGPSGEGYLRLTAFNTLENTKEAMDRISKLEF
- a CDS encoding DUF6882 domain-containing protein yields the protein MKDKFEKPIQIENGDTFKVILSKYGALALDKQENLSDLIGDKTGDLDLEKGTLTFDDIELPIQILGFFTQELNQWSWAWDNDDIGFDDSFIQSARQMKAIGDEFNIPQLTSPVIMTDLDTCHNFAMVATSVLDLDGYYAVSEDDLAIFVAVSSDLIKENDSVEKFRTNYAIFQKNFNVYPKIAFEGYTKLKGYVYKPHDDFAVAKIGESRIIVGFTERGNVTHIQMLLEDD
- a CDS encoding glycosyltransferase, which produces MTEFQLIEGKPKIFAISAQKELLGFIQEYVENYDYDFVGSASKTEDIFRKVDELEANLIFLDSEIPNIDLIELTEDLELFNVPIIIIVGDLFNETIDKLLMSNPYGYLLKPLDEDELQRAMAVALRKHEQNIQNVKEAQSKVKEKSTELLIEKSDSSLLLILCISLIIIAVLSRNATWLQWVLLIPTGAMLINSIISIKKQKIPKPHEKLPFVSIFIPAHNEEYTIGETVRSVCGIDYHEDDEPQYELIVVNDGSTDNTGEILADLKKEFPQVKIVTRHPPRSGKGKGFVLNDALTLSRGEIIGVFDADTQIKPDYLKTVVKYINDDIDGVQSRVKMFNKNENFLARMQHVEFSTFGNTLIAKDNLGHTGFLGGNGQFVKKQAIIDCGRWDGFAVTEDLNLAIKIILQGGKISYCGECAVYQEAVTNWRAFFRQRTRWAIGNFETLFVYLPQILRSNIPLFKKFNVIEHISFYSFNLLIFFGFVITILNAISWFFFHNVTLIRMEAPLIVGILSAIAFFPGMILALLRDKLGPLDFIKDLVKYYIYCFHLIPLFFLTMHSMMTRKERKWAKTVHKGGKTK
- a CDS encoding DUF6891 domain-containing protein, with product MNPDLEEEIEYVKDLLVKSGFFDVEEIREILEDQFIEEEIDFSKRNIYLNDSDNINFNRLERVFEALASEDIVAIHNCGYDLDEGVGDAFELYVHLKNNKFSPKGFCFYSFEDIEYSIWDEKLKITFGDFENSEEKALEIGKIVEDYLKAENFSIIWDGTVNNQIEINPFKWDKSFDGDKDYEIEGAYEVFINRRC
- a CDS encoding response regulator, whose product is MNERILIVEDEAITALDLKYSLEELGYEIVDTVDTGQDAIDTAAEKVPDVVLMDIKLKGDMEGIEAAEVISELRIPIIYLTANTDTDTFEKSNVKGSYGFVSKPYDINKLDKTLKITINRAKLEEKRINDASGFTE